The following coding sequences lie in one Rhodohalobacter barkolensis genomic window:
- a CDS encoding DUF6941 family protein, protein MAKHIWSVTCQNAIVDKHTNLVSYINSFDQIGIPELPYAFPPLVVASLWKRESDEEDLVIKIEVIAPDGEVKKEKELSDIKFNSNFHRTHIRISPFEINQAGEFKIIIKEKTKKKWKKVKQLPIIIDFQEKEDAK, encoded by the coding sequence ATGGCTAAACATATTTGGAGTGTAACATGTCAGAATGCAATTGTAGATAAGCACACAAATTTAGTGTCTTATATTAATTCCTTTGATCAAATTGGTATTCCAGAATTACCATATGCTTTCCCGCCATTAGTTGTGGCAAGTTTATGGAAAAGGGAATCTGATGAAGAAGATTTAGTCATCAAGATAGAAGTAATAGCTCCTGATGGTGAAGTAAAAAAAGAAAAAGAACTATCAGATATAAAATTTAATAGCAATTTCCATAGGACTCATATAAGAATAAGTCCCTTTGAGATAAACCAAGCTGGAGAGTTTAAAATTATTATCAAAGAAAAAACCAAAAAGAAATGGAAAAAAGTTAAACAGCTTCCAATTATTATTGATTTTCAAGAGAAAGAAGATGCTAAGTAA
- a CDS encoding type II toxin-antitoxin system HicB family antitoxin, whose product MKKEEKYSFKVHYSEEDEGYIAECPEFPGLSAFGETPSEAIQEAEIALELFIETYEEECKELPNPNLTKEYSGQIRVRLPKSLHARLAGMAEEEGVSLNTLMIQYLTEGFTTKKEQLSFKKMIDVFQKTSEIHRWNLGNIESKWIGQINPYIQGSIDVSTGIQESSFFDFTGLKESNKDNIEVV is encoded by the coding sequence ATGAAAAAAGAAGAAAAGTATAGTTTTAAAGTCCATTATAGTGAAGAAGATGAAGGTTATATCGCAGAATGTCCTGAGTTTCCAGGTTTATCTGCGTTTGGTGAAACTCCAAGTGAAGCTATTCAGGAAGCAGAGATTGCGTTAGAATTATTCATTGAAACTTATGAAGAGGAATGCAAGGAACTGCCTAATCCAAACCTTACCAAAGAATACAGCGGACAAATTAGAGTAAGGTTACCTAAATCATTGCATGCTCGTTTAGCTGGAATGGCTGAAGAAGAAGGTGTTTCATTAAATACCTTAATGATTCAGTATTTAACTGAGGGATTCACAACCAAAAAAGAACAACTTTCATTTAAAAAGATGATTGATGTATTCCAAAAAACATCTGAAATCCATAGATGGAATCTTGGAAACATTGAATCAAAGTGGATTGGACAGATTAACCCATACATACAGGGAAGCATTGATGTAAGCACTGGTATACAAGAATCATCATTTTTTGATTTTACTGGCCTAAAAGAAAGTAACAAAGACAATATTGAGGTGGTGTAA
- a CDS encoding type II toxin-antitoxin system HicA family toxin → MGKKEKLLESAKNSAKNYKFNDLIKLAEYHGFVFKRQKGSHIMMNHPDKSIFMNFQERNGEAKPFQVKQLLDAIEEHNL, encoded by the coding sequence ATGGGGAAAAAGGAAAAGTTACTTGAAAGCGCAAAGAACTCAGCTAAGAATTACAAGTTTAATGACTTGATAAAACTTGCTGAATACCATGGCTTTGTGTTCAAAAGGCAAAAGGGTTCCCATATTATGATGAATCATCCGGATAAATCCATATTTATGAATTTTCAAGAACGAAATGGTGAAGCCAAACCATTTCAAGTAAAGCAATTACTTGATGCGATTGAAGAACATAACCTATAG
- a CDS encoding methylglyoxal synthase codes for MGERKRIGLVAHDYRKRDLIDWADYNRDILMQHDLYGTGTTGGLLADKLNLPVHRFMSGPLGGDLQIGAAIAESKLDILIFFWDPLQAQPHDVDVKALLRISIVYNIALACDRTSADFLITSELMDKEYDRFLVDYGERLKNLKIDEE; via the coding sequence ATGGGTGAAAGAAAACGAATAGGACTTGTTGCCCACGACTATCGCAAGCGCGACCTGATTGACTGGGCCGATTACAACCGCGATATCCTGATGCAGCACGATCTTTACGGAACAGGCACTACCGGCGGTCTCCTTGCAGATAAACTGAATTTGCCTGTACACCGGTTTATGAGCGGACCTCTGGGAGGCGATCTTCAGATTGGTGCAGCCATCGCCGAAAGCAAACTGGATATTCTGATCTTTTTCTGGGATCCCCTCCAGGCGCAACCTCACGATGTGGACGTGAAGGCACTTCTTCGCATATCCATTGTGTACAATATCGCCTTGGCCTGCGATCGTACCTCAGCCGATTTTTTAATTACCTCAGAACTGATGGACAAAGAGTACGACCGGTTTTTGGTGGATTATGGTGAGAGACTGAAAAATTTAAAGATAGATGAGGAGTAG
- a CDS encoding adenylate/guanylate cyclase domain-containing protein, which yields MIDYHFSHSWQIQSSSTPEQLWPVLSDTNRLFRDLGELPVEQTSLSHKNRQGVLELTYEPLHRTDMWEEEPIQWEAPYHLSVKRVYKSGYFKELLFSIDINAVEGGSIVTFRYRGEANRFTGYLFNKRRFNSRFKFRLKNLIQSYDQSIAGSFLPENRNGFISIPNARRWDLYIEQLTKVSGNESISRLLIHTIRTGNESELRRLNPNHLSKLWDKPLSAVLKVLFFAAKIDLLNFSWNVLCPECKSKVKNIKKLKEITDPVFCSHCEQDFNVDFHQALELTFQPHPLVRKLTKKTYSFANPAEQPQVNLHITLSPGQKRFVKMNLKEGFYKIFSHSGNEVIYAQIDQNGLNNATIHFKNNRAKTQEVYLSTTPNLIIHNQSGEKMIVQCENIDRENYSVSAAEVTSWQLFRNLFPQELLRDKKKLNANNLTILFTDLYNSSDLYRKDGDESALGIVMDHFDILEQAIIEERGAVVKTIGDAVMAIFPKPVNAVKAFYKADQIFKTGPDGDSPIELKGGIHTGNCMAVTLNNRIDYFGNNVNIASRLVDFAQGSEVVISSESYKCSDLKDYLRTKTNSLRVHSREVTLKGFDDEPFEILKMSEKMSPLRLVV from the coding sequence ATGATCGACTATCATTTCTCACATAGCTGGCAGATTCAAAGCTCATCAACACCTGAGCAACTCTGGCCTGTACTATCGGATACCAATCGGTTATTCAGGGATTTAGGTGAGTTGCCGGTAGAACAAACCAGCCTCTCTCACAAAAACCGACAGGGAGTTCTTGAGCTCACTTACGAGCCTCTTCACAGAACAGATATGTGGGAAGAAGAACCGATCCAATGGGAAGCGCCCTATCATTTGAGCGTAAAAAGAGTCTACAAGTCTGGTTATTTTAAGGAGTTGCTTTTTTCAATAGACATCAATGCTGTTGAAGGCGGAAGTATTGTGACGTTTCGTTACCGTGGAGAAGCAAACCGATTTACAGGATACCTTTTCAATAAACGCAGATTTAACAGCCGTTTTAAGTTTCGCCTGAAGAATCTGATTCAGTCTTATGATCAATCCATCGCCGGAAGCTTTCTACCCGAAAACAGAAACGGATTTATCTCTATTCCAAATGCTCGACGATGGGATTTATATATTGAGCAGCTAACAAAAGTGAGTGGAAATGAAAGCATTTCCCGATTGCTCATACATACGATTCGAACAGGTAATGAATCGGAACTCAGACGGCTAAACCCCAATCATCTTTCTAAACTTTGGGACAAACCTCTTTCTGCAGTTTTAAAAGTGTTGTTTTTCGCAGCAAAAATTGATTTGCTCAATTTCAGCTGGAATGTTCTCTGCCCTGAGTGTAAATCAAAGGTTAAGAACATCAAAAAACTGAAAGAGATTACGGATCCCGTTTTCTGCAGTCATTGTGAACAAGATTTTAATGTAGATTTCCATCAGGCTTTAGAGCTCACTTTTCAACCACACCCATTGGTTCGCAAGCTGACAAAGAAAACGTACAGTTTTGCAAATCCCGCCGAACAACCGCAAGTCAATTTACATATCACCCTCAGTCCGGGACAAAAGCGTTTTGTAAAAATGAACCTGAAAGAAGGGTTTTACAAAATCTTCTCACATTCCGGTAATGAAGTGATCTATGCTCAAATAGATCAAAACGGGTTAAATAATGCAACGATCCATTTCAAAAATAATCGTGCAAAAACCCAGGAAGTTTATCTTTCAACAACACCAAATTTGATCATTCACAATCAAAGCGGTGAAAAAATGATTGTGCAGTGTGAGAATATTGATCGGGAAAACTACTCGGTTTCTGCCGCTGAAGTCACATCATGGCAGCTGTTCAGAAATCTTTTCCCCCAGGAACTTCTCCGGGACAAGAAAAAACTGAATGCAAATAACCTTACGATCCTTTTTACCGATCTCTACAACTCCTCAGATTTATACAGAAAAGATGGTGATGAATCTGCACTGGGAATTGTGATGGATCACTTCGACATTTTGGAACAGGCCATTATTGAAGAGCGCGGAGCTGTTGTAAAAACAATCGGCGATGCCGTAATGGCTATTTTCCCCAAACCTGTTAATGCGGTAAAAGCATTTTATAAAGCTGATCAAATATTTAAAACAGGTCCGGATGGCGACTCACCAATAGAGCTAAAGGGCGGGATTCACACCGGGAACTGCATGGCGGTAACGCTCAACAACCGCATAGACTACTTTGGAAATAATGTAAATATAGCTTCACGACTTGTAGATTTCGCTCAGGGATCTGAGGTTGTAATATCTTCAGAATCCTACAAGTGTTCGGATCTCAAAGATTATTTAAGGACCAAAACAAATTCACTGCGCGTCCATTCGAGAGAGGTTACCCTTAAAGGATTTGATGACGAACCCTTCGAAATCCTGAAGATGTCTGAAAAAATGAGTCCGCTTCGACTTGTTGTTTAA
- the ndk gene encoding nucleoside-diphosphate kinase — translation MAVERTLTILKPDCVRKNLIGEVTRRIQEAGFKVVAMKMTRLTKETAGGFYAVHKERPFFGELVEFMSSGPCVPMILEKENAIEDFRTLIGATNPDEADEGTIRADFADSVGENMVHGSDSVENGKIEAAYFFTESEVVANKA, via the coding sequence ATGGCTGTAGAAAGAACCCTCACAATTTTAAAACCAGACTGTGTTCGCAAGAATTTAATTGGCGAAGTTACCCGTAGAATTCAGGAAGCAGGATTTAAAGTAGTAGCGATGAAAATGACTCGTTTAACAAAAGAAACCGCCGGCGGATTTTATGCTGTACATAAAGAGCGACCATTTTTTGGTGAGCTGGTTGAATTTATGAGCAGTGGTCCTTGTGTTCCTATGATCCTTGAAAAAGAGAATGCTATTGAAGATTTCAGAACTCTGATTGGAGCGACGAATCCCGATGAAGCTGATGAGGGAACCATCCGTGCAGACTTTGCAGACAGTGTTGGAGAAAACATGGTTCACGGTTCAGATTCTGTAGAAAATGGAAAAATTGAAGCCGCTTACTTCTTTACCGAATCAGAAGTGGTTGCAAACAAAGCTTAA
- a CDS encoding exo-beta-N-acetylmuramidase NamZ domain-containing protein — MNRIQLTAYTISVSFFLVTLISCEDASTNQKQMVRTGAEMLIENHLDELEGKRVGLVMNPTSRIGETHMLDTLMARGVNVQALYAPEHGFRGEAGAGEKIEDGVDQQTGLPVFSLYGSTRKPTAEMLSHVDLLLFDMQDVGARFYTYIATLGLVMEAASESGIPVWVLDRPNPLGGNYVSGWILEEEFESFVGPYPIPITHGLTMGEMAQMIVGEEWMQFESTPDLNVIEMDGWQREMIWPETGLEWVAPSPNLATFEQAYLYPGTVFFEGTSMSEGRGTDEPFLILGDPETELPADTIRALNEISDQLQINSLTFTPRSIPGVAATPKHMDLESFGVQVEVLGFDFDPVRTGLEIFRVLLKATPEAEVNNFLYNLAGSGDIDRVLSGEVSPQEINFETESFMELRKPYLIYN; from the coding sequence ATGAATCGAATTCAATTAACAGCATATACTATTTCCGTTTCTTTTTTTCTGGTCACCTTAATCTCTTGTGAAGATGCTTCAACCAATCAGAAACAGATGGTTCGTACCGGAGCAGAAATGCTGATTGAAAATCATCTGGATGAACTGGAGGGGAAACGGGTCGGATTGGTCATGAATCCGACTTCCCGGATCGGAGAAACGCACATGCTGGATACGCTGATGGCAAGAGGCGTAAATGTTCAGGCACTCTACGCGCCGGAACACGGGTTCAGGGGAGAGGCCGGAGCGGGAGAAAAGATTGAAGACGGAGTGGATCAGCAAACCGGATTACCTGTCTTTTCTCTGTATGGTTCTACAAGGAAACCGACTGCTGAGATGCTGAGTCATGTAGATCTTCTGCTGTTTGACATGCAGGACGTCGGAGCGCGATTTTACACCTACATTGCAACGTTGGGTTTGGTAATGGAAGCCGCATCTGAGTCCGGTATTCCGGTATGGGTGCTCGATCGACCGAATCCTTTGGGAGGAAATTATGTAAGCGGCTGGATTTTAGAAGAGGAGTTTGAATCGTTTGTGGGTCCGTATCCAATACCCATTACACATGGGTTGACAATGGGAGAGATGGCTCAAATGATTGTCGGAGAAGAATGGATGCAATTCGAGTCAACGCCTGATCTCAACGTGATTGAAATGGATGGATGGCAGCGGGAAATGATTTGGCCCGAAACCGGCTTGGAGTGGGTTGCACCCTCACCTAATTTGGCAACGTTTGAGCAGGCATATCTATATCCCGGTACCGTCTTTTTTGAAGGAACAAGTATGAGCGAAGGGCGCGGTACTGATGAGCCGTTCCTGATTTTGGGAGATCCCGAAACAGAACTGCCCGCAGATACCATTAGAGCATTAAATGAAATATCTGATCAGCTTCAGATCAATTCATTAACTTTTACGCCCAGATCTATTCCCGGAGTAGCGGCTACACCAAAGCACATGGATTTGGAGAGTTTTGGGGTTCAGGTAGAAGTTTTGGGGTTTGACTTTGATCCTGTAAGAACCGGACTTGAAATATTCAGGGTGTTATTAAAGGCAACACCGGAAGCTGAAGTGAATAATTTTCTGTACAACCTTGCAGGTTCCGGAGATATTGATAGAGTTCTATCAGGTGAAGTGAGTCCGCAAGAAATCAATTTTGAAACGGAGTCGTTTATGGAGCTGCGTAAACCATACCTGATTTATAATTAG
- a CDS encoding SPOR domain-containing protein, protein MERKLFRFWSVAMILLIILISVPTESDAQQITPKKVSFTVGSGVTYGSAGDGAIGRLAGNFNTPSFRKQIYTGSFQYAFSRAWSLDIGFQSGKFTNQYDFDPAYENDFFSVTVKGITNMNGLFNVNSRFLNPYLSFGLGMIRSQLESEDLNSEDLSLLATAGAGMNFYLFRGADLFIQYDYNAAGSDLLDGLAGSGSSDQFASVTGGIRINFGSGGGKLASWPPARERTTITPQPEEAEVEDEPLTRTEAEPVQEPTEEQLMEREKREQELRERIDQAEDAMMQKREEARIFADNWREEQRIKEMEAQVNRFYTDQPEPGHYVQVYSLLNRENAETTRQKLVELLEGDIDDPSDKVLIHRFDDFNRVIIGPFPQYREANRVMQLMISDYEESFIITFPRSAE, encoded by the coding sequence ATGGAGAGAAAGTTATTCCGTTTTTGGTCAGTAGCTATGATTTTATTGATCATTCTTATTTCCGTTCCCACAGAATCTGATGCTCAACAGATTACACCAAAGAAAGTGAGTTTCACTGTTGGTTCGGGAGTAACTTACGGTTCGGCTGGAGATGGAGCTATAGGCCGATTAGCCGGTAATTTTAACACACCCTCATTTCGAAAACAGATCTATACAGGAAGTTTCCAATATGCATTTAGCCGGGCGTGGTCACTGGATATAGGCTTTCAATCCGGGAAATTCACAAATCAGTATGATTTCGACCCCGCTTATGAAAATGATTTCTTCAGTGTGACCGTAAAAGGAATAACCAATATGAATGGGTTATTTAATGTAAACTCAAGATTTTTAAATCCATATCTATCGTTTGGACTAGGCATGATTAGAAGCCAGCTGGAATCCGAGGATCTTAATTCGGAAGATTTGTCACTTTTGGCCACAGCCGGTGCGGGTATGAACTTTTATCTGTTTCGCGGTGCAGACCTTTTTATTCAATACGATTACAATGCTGCCGGGAGTGATTTGCTGGATGGATTGGCAGGTTCCGGGAGTTCAGATCAATTTGCATCTGTAACCGGGGGTATACGAATTAATTTTGGTTCCGGCGGGGGAAAACTTGCCTCTTGGCCACCGGCTCGGGAACGAACAACGATAACGCCTCAGCCGGAAGAAGCAGAGGTTGAGGATGAACCATTGACAAGAACAGAAGCAGAGCCGGTACAAGAGCCTACTGAAGAGCAGCTGATGGAGAGGGAGAAAAGAGAACAAGAGCTGCGTGAAAGAATCGATCAGGCTGAAGACGCTATGATGCAGAAGAGAGAAGAAGCAAGAATTTTCGCAGACAACTGGCGGGAAGAGCAGCGGATCAAAGAGATGGAGGCTCAAGTGAACAGATTCTATACAGATCAACCGGAACCCGGACATTATGTTCAGGTCTACTCCTTGCTAAACCGGGAAAATGCAGAAACGACAAGACAGAAATTGGTTGAATTACTTGAAGGAGATATCGATGATCCCTCCGATAAAGTACTCATACATCGGTTTGATGATTTCAACCGTGTGATAATAGGGCCGTTTCCACAATACAGAGAGGCGAACAGGGTTATGCAGTTGATGATTTCTGACTACGAAGAATCATTCATCATCACATTTCCAAGATCTGCTGAATAG
- the rlmB gene encoding 23S rRNA (guanosine(2251)-2'-O)-methyltransferase RlmB, translated as MQNSNHYIYGRNPVEEQLQEGAENVDKIYIRKGLQHSQIANILTLASNNRVPVTEVPGNKLYELVGGVNDQGIVASISQAEYQEFEEWLENISPDQSTAVLLLDEIEDPHNFGAILRTAAAAGITAVIVPKHRQAPVNAAVFKTSAGTAGRIPIVRAVNLNQAILSLKEHKFWIAGLDQNSDTMVWDQTYDVPMAFVIGNEGRGMRKKTGEHCDFLLSLPMMNNVESLNASVSAALVCYEWRRQKIQSS; from the coding sequence GTGCAAAATTCTAATCATTACATCTATGGCAGAAACCCAGTTGAAGAACAACTTCAAGAGGGTGCAGAGAATGTTGACAAAATCTATATCAGAAAAGGATTACAGCACTCTCAGATTGCTAACATACTAACTCTTGCATCTAATAACCGAGTGCCGGTGACGGAAGTTCCCGGTAATAAACTGTATGAACTGGTGGGGGGTGTTAATGATCAGGGAATTGTTGCTTCCATATCTCAGGCGGAGTATCAGGAATTTGAAGAGTGGCTTGAAAACATTTCCCCCGACCAAAGCACGGCCGTTTTACTTTTGGATGAAATTGAAGACCCACACAACTTTGGGGCAATTTTACGCACAGCTGCCGCGGCAGGCATAACGGCGGTCATTGTACCTAAACACAGGCAAGCACCGGTCAATGCTGCCGTTTTTAAAACCAGCGCCGGTACAGCCGGACGAATCCCAATTGTAAGAGCTGTAAATTTGAACCAGGCTATCCTTTCCCTGAAAGAGCATAAATTCTGGATCGCCGGTCTGGATCAAAACAGCGATACCATGGTCTGGGATCAAACCTACGATGTGCCTATGGCTTTTGTGATTGGCAACGAAGGTCGTGGAATGCGTAAAAAGACGGGAGAACATTGCGATTTTCTGCTCTCCCTGCCCATGATGAACAACGTCGAATCTTTGAATGCATCTGTAAGTGCCGCCCTCGTTTGCTATGAATGGCGCCGACAGAAAATTCAAAGCTCATGA
- a CDS encoding CTP synthase, giving the protein MSTKYIFVTGGVTSSLGKGIICASLGRLLVARGLRVTIQKLDPYINVDPGTMNPYEHGEVYVTDDGAETDLDLGHYERFLDVKTSQENNVTTGRIYYDVITKERKGEYLGKTVQVIPHITDEIKSHVLKLGQSDNYDVVITEVGGTVGDIESLPYIEAMRQLRYDVGRKNTLSIHLTLVPYLAAAGELKTKPTQHSVRTLSESGLSPDILVCRSEYELDNSIRSKIAQFCNVENQDVIASLDADSIYEVPLLMRKEGLDRRVIEKLGLPTKNPDLNRWVEFVDRIKNPESRIKVALVGKYVEHHDAYKSIVEALIHGGAMNNAGVDIEWIQSDDLTEENVASELGGVSAILVAPGFGGRGIEGKLAAVKYARVNKIPMLGICLGMQCAVIEYARNCAGMEGANSTEFDEKTPYPVIDFMPEQRDVEDKGGTMRLGKYDCKLAEGSKAFEAYGEKLIEERHRHRFELNNELRDKLESSGLKITGINPDRNLVEIIELENHPWFVGVQFHPELRSTVYDPHPLFVKFIKAAVENSSVSLEGKAEKAAL; this is encoded by the coding sequence ATGTCCACAAAATATATTTTCGTCACAGGCGGTGTAACGTCATCACTCGGTAAAGGAATCATTTGCGCATCTTTAGGCAGACTACTGGTCGCCAGGGGATTGCGGGTAACCATCCAAAAACTGGATCCCTATATCAATGTAGATCCCGGGACAATGAACCCCTACGAGCACGGTGAGGTCTATGTTACCGATGATGGTGCAGAAACTGATCTGGATCTTGGCCATTACGAACGTTTTCTCGATGTGAAAACATCACAGGAAAACAATGTGACCACCGGGCGTATCTACTACGACGTGATTACAAAAGAGAGAAAGGGTGAGTATCTCGGTAAAACGGTTCAGGTTATTCCTCACATCACGGATGAAATTAAATCACATGTACTGAAGCTTGGCCAAAGTGATAATTATGACGTTGTGATCACAGAAGTGGGCGGAACCGTTGGTGATATTGAAAGCCTTCCCTACATAGAAGCAATGCGTCAGCTGCGATATGATGTTGGGAGAAAAAACACATTATCCATACACTTAACACTCGTACCGTATTTAGCAGCGGCTGGAGAGCTAAAAACGAAACCTACCCAACACTCCGTCCGAACACTATCTGAAAGTGGTTTGAGTCCTGATATTTTAGTTTGCCGTTCAGAATATGAGCTGGACAATTCTATCCGAAGTAAGATTGCTCAATTTTGTAATGTTGAAAATCAGGATGTGATTGCTTCACTTGATGCCGATTCAATTTATGAAGTTCCCCTTTTGATGAGAAAAGAGGGATTAGATCGGCGTGTTATTGAAAAGCTCGGGTTACCAACCAAAAATCCGGATCTGAACAGATGGGTGGAATTTGTTGACCGGATTAAAAATCCTGAGAGCAGAATCAAGGTTGCGCTTGTAGGTAAGTATGTAGAGCATCACGATGCCTACAAATCAATTGTGGAAGCCTTGATTCACGGCGGTGCCATGAACAACGCCGGTGTTGATATTGAGTGGATTCAATCGGATGATTTAACAGAAGAGAATGTGGCTTCTGAATTGGGCGGTGTATCAGCCATATTGGTTGCACCCGGATTTGGAGGACGCGGAATTGAAGGAAAACTGGCAGCCGTGAAGTATGCCCGCGTGAATAAAATACCCATGTTGGGCATTTGCTTAGGAATGCAGTGTGCTGTCATCGAATATGCCCGTAACTGTGCCGGTATGGAAGGTGCCAACAGTACAGAATTTGATGAAAAGACACCTTACCCTGTTATTGATTTTATGCCGGAACAGCGTGATGTTGAAGATAAAGGCGGCACCATGAGGCTGGGTAAATACGATTGTAAACTTGCAGAAGGCTCAAAAGCATTTGAAGCCTATGGTGAGAAGTTGATTGAAGAGCGTCATCGCCACCGTTTTGAGCTAAATAATGAGCTTCGTGATAAACTGGAGAGTTCCGGTTTAAAGATTACAGGTATCAATCCGGATCGAAATCTGGTTGAAATTATTGAATTGGAAAACCACCCTTGGTTTGTGGGTGTACAATTCCATCCCGAACTGCGCAGTACCGTTTACGACCCACACCCGCTTTTTGTTAAGTTTATAAAAGCTGCTGTGGAAAACAGTTCTGTATCGCTGGAAGGCAAAGCAGAAAAAGCAGCACTGTGA
- a CDS encoding NUDIX domain-containing protein, giving the protein MTHQDPYSNRIRVRACGILVVEEKILLVEQNVPARKHPVWIPPGGGVRTGESAEDALTREFFEETNLRISGLKLKYINEYIQNPYHAMELYFLVESYSGELKPGYDPEHTQTNQLIRDVRFIPFSELKHIQIVPEFIRDELNSKKYLDDQITFYKSEN; this is encoded by the coding sequence GTGACCCATCAGGATCCTTACTCAAACAGGATTAGAGTAAGGGCTTGCGGAATACTTGTAGTCGAAGAGAAGATTCTACTGGTAGAACAAAACGTTCCTGCCAGAAAACATCCGGTATGGATTCCACCCGGTGGTGGAGTAAGGACAGGAGAGTCTGCCGAAGATGCTTTGACGCGAGAGTTTTTTGAGGAGACAAATCTTCGGATCAGCGGACTTAAACTCAAGTATATAAATGAGTATATCCAAAATCCCTATCATGCCATGGAACTCTATTTTTTGGTGGAAAGTTATTCCGGTGAATTGAAACCGGGATATGACCCCGAACACACTCAAACAAATCAGTTGATTCGAGATGTTCGTTTTATACCTTTCAGTGAATTGAAGCATATTCAAATCGTACCGGAGTTTATCCGGGACGAGCTGAACTCAAAAAAATATCTGGATGATCAGATTACATTCTATAAAAGTGAGAATTGA